From Pedobacter aquae:
GTAAAATACGCGAAGCATTACCGTTTTGTAAGGCAAAACCAAACTGGATTCCGAAGAAACCAGCACTCATGTTAAAAATTTGCGCAAAACTTAATTTAGGTCTTTCCATTGGTTTTATCTCTCTTGTTTAGGCAACAATGTTTACAATTTTTTCTTTATGAACAATGTAAATTACGGTTTCTGCTGCAATTGTATAGTCTTTATCAAACACTTTTATCGTTATCGCTTCCGCTGATTTATTGCTAATTATAATTTGCTCATGCCCTATTTTTATATTTAAAACATACACCCTAAAGTTGATGGTGAAAGAGAAAGACTCCCAACTATCCGGTAAAAAAGGGCTAAATTTTAATTGATTATCGCGGACACGCATACCAGCAAAACCTTCTACAACACTCATCCATGTACCTGCCATAGAGGTGATGTGTAAACCATCTTCGGTATCATTATTATAATCGTCTAAATCTAAACGGGCGGTTCTTAAATAAAATTGATATGCCCTTTCCTGATTGCCTAAACGAGCGGCCAAAATACTATGAATACAAGGAGATAAAGAGCTTTCATGTACGGTACGGGGCTCGTAAAAATCAAAATTTCTTCTTAAAGTGTCTTTATCATAATCATCCTCAAAGAAATATAAGCCTTGTAAAACATCGGCTTGTTTGATAAAACAAGAACGTAATATTCTATCCCAACTCCATTTTTGGTTTAGTGGCAAATGCTCTGAGGCAAGTTCTGACACCAAAGTTTGCTCTTTATCTAAATAACCATCTTGTTGTAAGAAAACCCCAAGCTCTGTACTAGCAGGATAATACATGCCTTTTACAATGGCATTCCAACTGCTAAACTCTGCAAATTCATCTAGCTGTAGTTTTTGAACAAGCTTTTGATAAACATGAGGCTGATTATCTTTTACATAAGTTGCCGCTTCTATTGCATATTTTAAGCACCAGGTGGCAATTGTATTTGTATACCAATTGTTATTAATGTTGTTTTCATACTCATTTGGCCCTGTTACCCCCAGCATAACGTAAGCGTTTTTAGCAGCGCTCCAGTTAACACGTTGTTTCCAAAAACGAGCGATACCTATTAAAACTTCTAAGCCATATTCTGCTAAATAATCAGCGTCTCCGGTATAACGGATATAATTATAAATTGCATAAGCGATGGCTCCATTTCTATGAATTTCTTCAAAGGTGATTTCCCATTCGTTATGGCATTCTTCGCCATTCATGGTAACCATAGGGAACAAAGCAGCACCATCTGTAAAGCCTAGTTTCTGAGCGTTTTCTATAGCTTTATCTAATTGCTTGTAGCGATAAATTAGCAAGTTACGTGTAACTTCTTGTGCCGATGTAGATAAGTAAAAAGGCACACAATAAGCCTCGGTATCCCAATACGTAGAACCTCCGTACTTCTCGCCAGTAAAACCTTTAGGACCAATATTTAAGCGAGCATCTTTACCCGTATAGGTTTGATTAAGTTGGAAAATATTAAAACGTATAGCTTGCTGTGCTTTCACATCTCCTTTAATCACGATATCGCTGGTTTCCCATTTTGCAGCCCAGGCAGCAGCCTGCTCCTCAAGCATATTATTGAAACCCTTAGCTACAATTTTATGCAGCAATTGCTCGCTAATGTGTTGTAATTTATCTTTTGGATGATTTTCTGAGGATACCTGTACAGCATATTTATGTAGAACAATACTATCTCCTGCTACAACATCTGTTACTGCCAAATGCGATACAAATTTCTCGCGATGGGTACTCGCTGGCTTTATAGCAACAGGCTTATTATTCTTCTGTATAAAAACTTGTGTGGCCGTACAAACTTCAAAAAAGGTTTTCTTGGTTTGCAAGGTTAAAAAAGCAATATTATCAGAAACAGCCCCTGAAACTTCGTTCCAAAATTTCTCATCGTAATTAGCATCTTGGTTTTGGATATCGCCGTCTGTAAAACTGGTAATTTGGATAGTTCCAGCAAAGTTTAAAGCTTTTATGCTATACTGTAAAGCACCTGCTTCATCATCAACAATACTATAAAAGCGCTTTGCATGAACTTGTAACTGTTTGCCACTTGTTAATTTTGCTATAAAGCTTCGCTCCAGATAGCCTTCTTGCATGTTTAAAACACGCTTAAAATGGGTAACTGTACAAGTATTTAAATCCAGAATTTCATGATCTATTTTTATCTTTAAACCAATCCAGTTTGCAGCATTTAATACTTTTGCAAAATACTCGGGATAACCATTTTTCCACCAGCCTACACGTGTTTTATCAGGATAATAAACCCCTGCGATGTAGTTACCTTGCAATGTTTCTCCGCTAAAAGTTTCTTCAAAATTGGCTCTTTGGCCCATACGGCCATTGCCAATACTAAAAATACTTTCAGATATTTTATTTAAATGAGGATCAAAACCTTCCTCAATAATATTCCACTCGTTTGCTTTGATGTAATTTTTCATAAACCCCTCTGTTCTTACAGGCTTCTACTCTTCTCTAACTTGTTTAAAATTTGTGCTGCGCTTTGGCCTTCTAAATTTGGCAGTACCCAATCGGCGTTTTTTAAAATGCTTTCTTCACCAATACCAATAACCCGCATATCTGCATTTTTTGCCGCTTCTATCCCGGCAAGGGCATCTTCAAAAACCACACATTGTTGTGGCGCTACTTGTAATAATTGTGCTCCTTTTAAAAAAACTTCGGGATTTGGTTTAGATACTGAAACTTCATTTCCATCAACTATAACATCAAAAAATGAGGTTAAACCCGTACGTTCTAGAATTAAGCTTGCGTTTTTACTAGCCGAGCCTAAAGCACATTTAATACCTGCTGATTTTAATGAACTTAATAAGCTTTGCACCCCAGGTAAAATTTCCTGAGCTGTCATCTTATTTATCATTTCTACATACCACTGGTTTTTTAAAGTGGCAAGTTCTTGCACTTCTTTAGCTGTTTTTTCTACACCACCCCAGCCTAAAATCAGGTTTAAAGAATCTATCCTACTGATGCCTTTTAACTGCTCATTTTGGGCTTCAGTAAAATCAAAACCAAGTGTATTGGCTAGCTTTTTCCAGGCTTTAAAGTGATAAACTGCGGTATCTACAATAACGCCGTCTAAATCGAAAATAAAAGCTTTTATCGTACTCATTGCAGCTCCATTACCAAAGTACTTATGCTCGGAATTTCCATGGCTACGCTTAAATCGTATACTTTTCCGCTTACAATATCCTTTGCCTTTTTAAAACCTTGAGTTCTTTCGCTAAAGCGTGATGTTTCTAACGACATAACTTTATCATTACTGTTTACCACCACCATAACGGTTTTAGCATTATCGTATCTGAAATACACATAAACACCGTCTTGTGGTACAAATTGCATCAGTTTGCCAGTTTGTAAAGCTGTTGTTTGCTTGCGGTACTTAGCTATGGTTTTGATATAGTTGAAAACATCATTTTCTGCAGCTGTTCTACCCTCGCTGCTAAACTTATTTACTTTATCTTCTGCCCATCCGCCAGGGAAATCAGAACGTACCAAACCATCGGGATTAGAAAAGTTCTTCATCATGATTTCTGTACCATAATAAAGCTGTGGTATGCCTCTGGTGCTTAACAACATCGCTAAACCAGATTTAAACTTCTTTACATCCTCGCCAACGATAGAGAAAAACCTGCTCATATCATGGTTATCTAAAAACACAACATTTCTACTGGCATCTTTATAAATAAAATCTTGTGATAAAACGGAGTATAAACGGTTTACACCTGTAGTCCAGTCGAACTTACCATTTAAAACATCAAAAATAGCATCCTTAACCTGTACATCTGTAACACCGGGTAAACCTGTATCAAAACCTTGTCCTATGGTATTGCCTTCCGTAAAATAAGCCTGACTTACTACTGAGTTCACCAAAGTTTCGCCAAAATACCTAGGTGCGGAAATTCGGCTTTCATTTGTGCAGCCCATTTAGCCATATAGTTTAGGTTATTATAAGGGTAAGTATCTAACCTTAAACCATCTATCCCAGCATATTCTACCCACCAAATGATGTTTTGGGTGATGTAATTTTGTACAAACTCGTTCTCCTGATTTAAATCGGGCATGGTACGTACAAACCAACCATCTAACATTTGCTTTTTATCTGCCGCAGCAGCATAAATATCCATTAAGGTTT
This genomic window contains:
- a CDS encoding glycoside hydrolase family 65 protein, translating into MKNYIKANEWNIIEEGFDPHLNKISESIFSIGNGRMGQRANFEETFSGETLQGNYIAGVYYPDKTRVGWWKNGYPEYFAKVLNAANWIGLKIKIDHEILDLNTCTVTHFKRVLNMQEGYLERSFIAKLTSGKQLQVHAKRFYSIVDDEAGALQYSIKALNFAGTIQITSFTDGDIQNQDANYDEKFWNEVSGAVSDNIAFLTLQTKKTFFEVCTATQVFIQKNNKPVAIKPASTHREKFVSHLAVTDVVAGDSIVLHKYAVQVSSENHPKDKLQHISEQLLHKIVAKGFNNMLEEQAAAWAAKWETSDIVIKGDVKAQQAIRFNIFQLNQTYTGKDARLNIGPKGFTGEKYGGSTYWDTEAYCVPFYLSTSAQEVTRNLLIYRYKQLDKAIENAQKLGFTDGAALFPMVTMNGEECHNEWEITFEEIHRNGAIAYAIYNYIRYTGDADYLAEYGLEVLIGIARFWKQRVNWSAAKNAYVMLGVTGPNEYENNINNNWYTNTIATWCLKYAIEAATYVKDNQPHVYQKLVQKLQLDEFAEFSSWNAIVKGMYYPASTELGVFLQQDGYLDKEQTLVSELASEHLPLNQKWSWDRILRSCFIKQADVLQGLYFFEDDYDKDTLRRNFDFYEPRTVHESSLSPCIHSILAARLGNQERAYQFYLRTARLDLDDYNNDTEDGLHITSMAGTWMSVVEGFAGMRVRDNQLKFSPFLPDSWESFSFTINFRVYVLNIKIGHEQIIISNKSAEAITIKVFDKDYTIAAETVIYIVHKEKIVNIVA
- the pgmB gene encoding beta-phosphoglucomutase, with the translated sequence MSTIKAFIFDLDGVIVDTAVYHFKAWKKLANTLGFDFTEAQNEQLKGISRIDSLNLILGWGGVEKTAKEVQELATLKNQWYVEMINKMTAQEILPGVQSLLSSLKSAGIKCALGSASKNASLILERTGLTSFFDVIVDGNEVSVSKPNPEVFLKGAQLLQVAPQQCVVFEDALAGIEAAKNADMRVIGIGEESILKNADWVLPNLEGQSAAQILNKLEKSRSL
- a CDS encoding cyclomaltodextrinase C-terminal domain-containing protein; the protein is MNSVVSQAYFTEGNTIGQGFDTGLPGVTDVQVKDAIFDVLNGKFDWTTGVNRLYSVLSQDFIYKDASRNVVFLDNHDMSRFFSIVGEDVKKFKSGLAMLLSTRGIPQLYYGTEIMMKNFSNPDGLVRSDFPGGWAEDKVNKFSSEGRTAAENDVFNYIKTIAKYRKQTTALQTGKLMQFVPQDGVYVYFRYDNAKTVMVVVNSNDKVMSLETSRFSERTQGFKKAKDIVSGKVYDLSVAMEIPSISTLVMELQ